Proteins from a genomic interval of Cottoperca gobio chromosome 8, fCotGob3.1, whole genome shotgun sequence:
- the LOC115012021 gene encoding zona pellucida sperm-binding protein 3-like: MGALYFWFILLVGLCISLSSAFPPKYDTQNALFERPELTGTSKKSEQQKDPAEVREQVNTVRVTCHPGSLEIIIKADLFGVGAPVNSDEIRLGVERNEYCSATESSGDEYTIIVGLVDCGTKHWITKDSLIYTNLLVYTPVASTDGVVRMDDAVIPIECHYKRKYSLSSSSLTPTWIPFMATHVSVEILDFNLRIMTSDWIYERGSNVFHLGEPISIEASVRVGHHMGLRVFLSSCVATLNPDIYSVPRYVFIENGCLVDSQLPGSRSQFLPRTQNEKLDLTIDAFRFHNEDQVELYITCHMNAVPMNDAESLNKACTFVNGRWRSADGNDYLCLQCQRQNEVGQTLSKPSSPSKFGPRGFGKPADTVPLEKRVLGTNTVWEQEARLGPMMVLPFKQSSGPIPFDELPPIRDKISRPSLFSSQWRSGVTTEELINREDCFLIRHLHQTRWRFKLLLLSRIKMPKVERIQKETHSLRPT, translated from the exons ATGGGGGCcttgtatttttggtttatCCTCCTTGTTGGGCTCTGCATTAGCTTGTCTTCTGCTTTTCCTCCCAAATATGACACACAAAATGCTCTATTTGAAAGACCTGAGCTCACAGGGACATCCAAAAAATCTGAGCAACAAAAGGATCCAGCTGAGGTACGAGAGCAGGTGAACACTGTCAGAGTGACCTGCCATCCAGGCTCGTTGGAAATTATTATCAAAGCCGACCTGTTTGGAGTTGGAGCTCCTGTTAATAGTGACGAGATACGCCTTGGAGTGGAGAGAAATGAATACTGCAGTGCTACAGAGTCTTCAGGAGATGAGTACACAATCATTGTTGGACTCGTGGACTGCGGCACTAAACACTGG ATAACTAAAGACTCTTTGATCTACACAAACCTCCTCGTATACACTCCTGTGGCCTCTACAGATGGGGTGGTTCGAATGGATGATGCTGTAATTCCAATTGAGTGTCATTACAAAAG GAAGTACAGCTTGTCCAGTTCTTCACTCACGCCTACCTGGATCCCCTTCATGGCTACCCATGTTTCAGTGGAAATATTGGACTTTAACTTAAGAATTATGACAA GTGACTGGATATATGAAAGAGGCTCTAATGTGTTTCATCTCGGAGAGCCCATCAGCATTGAAGCCTCCGTCCGAGTTGGACATCACATGGGGCTCAGAGTGTTTTTGAGCAGCTGTGTGGCCACACTTAACCCTGACATATACTCTGTCCCCAGATATGTCTTCATTGAGAATGG GTGCTTAGTTGACTCTCAGCTTCCAGGTTCAAGGTCTCAGTTCTTACCCAGGACACAGAATGAGAAGCTCGACTTGACCATTGATGCATTTAGGTTTCATAATGAGGACCAAGTAGAG ctcTACATCACGTGTCACATGAATGCTGTTCCAATGAATGATGCAGAGTCACTAAATAAGGCGTGCACGTTTGTAAATGGAAG ATGGAGGTCTGCTGATGGCAATGACTACTTGTGTTTGCAGTGCCAACGACAAAATGAAGTTGGCCAAACTCTCAGTAAGCCCAGCAGCCCAAGCAAGTTTGGTCCTCGTGGTTTTGGGAAGCCAGCTGACACTGTTCCACTCGAGAAGAGAGTACTAGGGACCAATACAG TGTGGGAGCAGGAGGCGCGTTTGGGCCCGATGATGGTCTTGCCATTCAAGCAAAGCAGTGGGCCAATACCTTTTGATGAGCTTCCTCCCATTCGCGATAAAATCAGCAGACCTTCATTGTTTAGCAGCCAGTGGAGAAGTGGAGTAACAACGGAAGAGTTG ATCAACCGAGAGGACTGCTTCCTGATTCGCCATCTACACCAGACCAGGTGGAGGTTCAAACTTTTGCTTCTGAGCAGGATAAAGATGCCAAAAGTGGAACGGATCCAAAAG GAAACCCATTCCCTGAGGCCCACTTGA
- the LOC115011788 gene encoding uncharacterized protein LOC115011788 — translation MKTSLACLLIFIQLFEAYAELIFRQLTESQSLELSCCPQQDHGSLTGLHLYHRSGQSQTTLLSMAVGGETRVDPEHIGRLQLGGGLDSLQVNVTMSHLQRSDTGLYMWEMSYREENSADQVILSDQKVFLLVEGTGRSCQCSASYPPLLLTIFTIAGLLLLTLSWLAIEKCVKARQHHRPQPPVPIYEEMTRKQQSVGIPQNNLEATPHLEEVNFPVYANPNIRQPQDNYYACPRQLALRV, via the exons ATGAAGACGAGCTTGGCATGCCTTCTTATTTTCATTCAGCTCTTTGAAG ccTATGCAGAGTTGATCTTTCGgcagctgacagagagccagTCACTGGAGCTCTCCTGCTGCCCTCAGCAGGACCACGGCAGCCTGACGGGCCTCCACCTGTACCACCGCAGCGGCCAGAGCCAGACGACCCTGCTGTCCATGGCCGTGGGCGGTGAGACGAGGGTCGACCCGGAGCACATAGGGCGTCTGCAGCTCGGAGGAGGTCTGGACTCCCTGCAGGTCAATGTGACCATGTCCCATTTACAGCGCAGTGACACGGGACTGTACATGTGGGAGATGAGctacagagaggagaacagCGCTGATCAGGTCATCCTCAGTGATCAAAAGGTTTTCTTGTTGGTTGAAGGTACAG GAAGGTCATGCCAGTGCTCTGCCAGTTACCCTCCTCTGCTCTTGACCATCTTTACAATAGCGGGACTTCTTCTGCTCACACTCAGCTGGCTGGCCATAGAGAAATGT GTGAAGGCAAGGCAACATCACAGACCACAACCTCCAGTTCCTATCTATGAGGAAATGACCAGGAAGCAGCAGAGTGTCGGAATACCCCAAAATAACCTGGAGGCGACCCCACACCTGGAGGAAGTCAACTTCCCCGTCTACGCTAACCCCAACATCAGACAACCACAGGACAACTACTACGCCTGTCCCAGACAGCTCGCTCTTAGAGTCTGA